AAAGCAGCAGCTCAGCtcccaaaagagaaattacaaatCTTAGAAGTTAGAGAAAGGTGGAGACTAGGGATTCTAATTATACAAGAAAAGTCAATTAATGACAATGGAAGTCTATTCTTCACAACAGTATTAAGACAAACTCAACGCTTTTAAATCAGGGAAACTGCCATTCCATTCCTAATCAAATGATTTTACAACCCCTATCAAGTACAAGAATTACATAAAGGTGTAAAGCCATCTGCCTCCTTAGAGACACTGCAGTATTGAAGAGAAGGTGCTTTTTGGTAAGCTTCTCCTGCTGAGTGCTGCAAGCTTCATGGTACTTCAGAGCCCCAGTAATTAAGGAGTTCATGACAAAAGATAAAAGTGAAAAAGTAGACACAGAGATCTGTGAAAACTTCGCCCATTTTGCTATAGGTATCCATCGATCGATTTATCACTTCAGCAGGAATTCCAGATAATAGAAGGGCAGCTGTTAGTACAGTTGTCTTTATCTTCTTTTCACCCTGTATACAGAAAGACTTTGATAAATCTTACAGCTTTCAGAAGACTACTTAAGCTACACACAAACATTATCAGTGTTGTTATTTTTGCCTGAATCAAACCTGTTAATGAAGTTTCAAAACATCAGTCAGTGATATATCAACATCTACTAAGTGTATAATATGTAAAGCAGCAAACTGGTAGGCAGTAGGGGAACGACACCAAGTcctcaaagtggaaaaaaaaaaaagtcttatcttGGAAGGAAGGCAAGACAAATAACAATTTAAGATATATACAACAgccaagacaaaaacagaaaaaaacactaATACACGGGACATAAATAACTGTTAAATGAAGTACATGAATAATGTATGGCACAGTGGCTCAAAGAAGATAGAAACTTACTCCAGGGTTAGGTGTATAAAGAAAGCCCAGGGAAGGATTTCAAagggaagtaaaataaaaaacagacctTCAGGAATGACCAAGATTTAGATGGACAAAAATGAGAGGAGAAATCTTATTGGAAGTACATCTTAGACAACAAAAGTAAGAGAAGAGTAATAGCCATACTTTAGTTATTTGTGACAGAATCATAGGAACATTCTGTAGAGCTCTAACGGTCATGCAAAGGAATTCACACTTGTTACACTTGTAGTACGATATCAATGAacatctatttccttttcttaagattttatttatttatttgacagagagaaagagacagtgggagaaggaacacaagcagggggagtatgagagggagaagcatgctccccactgagcggggagtctgatgcggggctcagctgggatcatgacctgagccgaaggcagacacttaactgactgagccacccaggcacccagaacatGTATTCCCTGATGAAATTTTCTTGGctaatttttaaagacatttaaggCTGAATTTTCATTTACTTAGTCGATTTGGTATCACCAAATCTAGTCACATGATTAAAAAcctttgtaaagattttttttttttgagagagcacgaacaaggagaagaggcagagggaaaagcagactgtccgcacagcagggagcccaacacaggactcaaacacaggacccagggatcatggcctgagccaaaagcagctgagccaaccaggcaccccccaaaatttctaaatataaaaaggTATTGTTACCCAAGAGAAATCAAAGTCTACACAAAAAGATTCATACAAATTCTCAGCCGCTTTAGACATAATAACCAATAACTGGAAacaaccgtagacagatgtccctggACAGGAGATCAGATAAACAAATGGATAcagtcacacaatggaatatttgtCAGAAAAAACAAAGGCGAGGGGGGGGGGAGTCCCAATATactcaacaacatggatgaatctcaaaattacGGAGACTAAAAGAAGCCTTGTACAAAAAAGTATGTATAGGAATGATCTCACATgtataaaggggcgcctggctagctcagtcagtagaacatgcaattCTTGATTCTGggattgtaaattcaagccccacaacgGAGACTACTTaatatcttttttgtttatttaaagattttatatatttatttgagagagagagatcacaagtaggcagagaggcaggcagagagagagggagaagcaggctccccactgagcagaaagcccgatgcagggctctattccaggaccctgggatcatgatctgagctgaaggcagaggcttaacccacctaaGGGCCACCTAGGTGCCGAGATTACTTaatatcttaaagaaagaaaaaagggacgcctgggtggctcagttggttaagcggctgcctttggctcaggtcatgatcccagggtcctgggatcgagtcccacacggGCTCCTTGCTtgtgagggagcctgcttctccctctgcctctgcctgccactctgtctgcctgtgctcacgctctctctctctaacaaataaataaattaaatctttaaaaaaaaaagaaagaaagaaaaataaaaagaggtacTGAAACGGGCAAAAACTAATCTAcggtgggaaaaagaaaatcagatccTCAGTCTGTAGGGGCTGAAGCTGACTGGAAAGGGGCACGGTGGAACATCCCCACAGTCACGTtctaaaccttgaaaacatttggGTTTCACAGGGTGAAAAACTCATTAAATGGTATACTAAAGACTTGAACATTTCActgtaaaaaaattttactttaaaaaaaagaaccataaacCACCACTGAATTGTAGTTAATGACATGTAGGCCAAAATGTGCAGGGGTAAAGTATACTGATGTCTACATCTACAACATACTCTGAAATACATGATAATATAACAAAATGTTAATTATAGAATTTAGGTCATCAGTGTAAACGGTAGTTCACTGccaattctttaaacatttctgaGTTTAAAAACTGTCCTaaggcgggacgcctgggtggctcagtgggttaaacctctgccttcggctcaggtcacgatcctagggtcctgggatggagccccacatcgggctccttgctcagccgggagcctgttccccccttcccttctgcctgcctctctgcctacttgtgatctctctctctctctgtcaaataaataaatcaaatatttaaaaaataataaaaataaaaactgtcataaggggcatctggctggctcctttggtggagcatgcaattcttgatctcagggttctgagttcaagtcccatgctggatgtggagattactttaaaaaaaagtcttggagcacttgagtggctcagtcagttgagcacctgactcttgatttcagctcacattgtgatctcatggtcctgggatggagtactcAGTGGGAacgagctctgtgctcagtgcgaaGTCTGAtttggattctctccctccctctaccctcccttccctaccccctgcACACAAgctctctttcaaacaaacaaacaaaaatcttaaaaaataaaaaataaggggcacctgggtggctcagtagcttaagcatctgtcttcggctcagactATGATtctagagtcctaggatggagccccgtatcgggctccctgctcagtggggagcctgcttctccctctccctgcctctctgcctacttgtgttctctttctctctctgtcaataaataaaagtaaaataaatctttaaaaaaaaaagtgacaacaaAATGTTTGGTTGAGAAAAAAGTATATAgtaatttcccttccttttctctcttccccatttACCTAGTAACCCATACACACTCCTAGCACAAATAACTACTGTTAATAGTTTCATGCAATATTCGTCGAGTATAttaggtgcctggctggctcagtcaacggagtgtgtgactcttgatcttagggttgtagaggtttttttccccttttctttttttttcttttttttaaagtaggctctgtgcctagtgtagagcccaacgtgggggtCAAACACACCACCATGAGATAAAAACCtgagctgaggggcacctgggtggttcagtcagttaaatggctgccttcagctcaggttatgatctcagggtactgagactgAGTCCtctatcaggctccttgctcagtggggatgctgcttctccctcttccttaccCACAActccacatgtgctctctctctcaaataaataaataaaatcttaaaaaattcttcCAAAGTATCTTCACACATATACAAGAAAATCAAGTATCCattattctcttcctctttttttttttttaagattttatccatttatttgagagagagagaaagagagagagaaagcacgagcaggatggggagagggagatagagaatctaagcagactccatgctgagtgtggtgCCTGagtgtgggcttgatcccaggaccctgatgtcatgacctgagctgaaaccaagtcagatgcttaaccaactgtgtcaccctGGCTCCcctattttcctcctttttatgaAAAAAGTAGCATACTTTAGATCGTATTCtgcattttgctttcttctcttaatATTTCTGGGCAACCTCACCATTATCCGTATATCAGAGCTTCATCATTCTCAATGGATATGCCATAATTTAATGAGTCATTTATTAGTAGACATCTTTGCTGTTTCTAAACTTTGCTATTGCAAAACTATAATCAATCTTTCAATAAATATACAGCTATATCattcaaaaaagttaaataaatttacaaataaaattatattcctttctgtattatatgtataatctATTTAACTCTTCGTGAATGTAAATGTTTCAAATCCATTGAAAACACACATGAGGTCTTTCAGTGCATTATAAATGATTAAGCAAAAGACCAAGTAGCAGTTTTTCAGTAAAAATCTCACACAAGAGATacctgggttaagtgtctgccttcagttcaggtcattatcccaggttcctgggattgtgccccacattggggttcctgctcagtggagaccctgcttctccttctctctctgcccctcccctccttgctcatgctctctgtctggctctcactctatctcaaataaataagtaaaatcttaaaaaaaacaaaaacaaaacaaaaaacctcacacAAAACTCAATTACATCAGTGAGGTTACTTTCTACGCCAGCCAAGTGCCGTAAAACTGTGTATACATTTGTAGTTAAGCAGAGTAGGTAAACACGGACACTCTCCATGATTCTGTTTTGCAATTTTGGCCAAATATTTCTTGGAAATACCAGGGCCTTGACATTAAAGACACAGTGCATTGTTATTAGGCATCCAGTAAAGAGCATAATAAGATAAATGaacccattttaaaattaatttcctttattaCAGATAAAATGTATTACTAAATTCACTAAATAATTAAACTAAGTATTTTCTCAGAAAAGTATTATTCAAACTCTGTGGTTAAGTTTTCCCCCAATCCATGATGGACCAACATTTttgtaaaacatgaaaaaaaatgttacagcaATGTCAAATTGCCAAAAAGTTTCTATCACTCACTTTCTAAACTTGTTACAAAAAATAATAGCTTTAAGATCAGCATTGGTTGGCCAATGACACTTCTAGTAGCACTGATTCAGACCATAAgtataactaattttttttaagttcttaaaatCATCTAGTCATCAATCAGTCTAAATATATCACCATAATTtagaaaaagttttaatttaccttgggaaaatatttgtataGTCCCATGTACGCAAGTTGTAAAGTAAGAAACGGAGCAAATATAGACtgtgaagacagaaaataaaattatgtattttcaaCATCATCATTCAAATCAAATCAACAGCAGCTATAAAATTCTAAgcaaaaaaaactgtaaaaaaatacacatatatttaattgTAGTGGCTGAAAGCAGTCTTGTTTCTGCACAAgggtaaaaaaataaagggactgGATCTCCTTATCATAAAATATGTCTCTCAAGTCAAGTCACATTCTTTCAATGTACCCCAAAATGTCTACTCTCACAAAAACTTAttcttttaaggatttaaaatattcagtggTGACAGATGTATAAAACATTATGTAGTAACATCCCGCTCATCTAGAAGTAATCAAACAACAATTTCAAAGCACACATAAAAGGCCCAGTACTCACTAGATGCCATCCATTCCCAGACACTCGGACAAGAAATTATCTCATTATCTATACCACTGGCACCTAAATGACAAGCTATTCTTACTGTAGGTAAAATGCTGCTTGCAAGATAAAACTGAAAAGACCAAAATgataattaatttacatttattcttaaaattaaaaatattatgaaggGAGTGAAAGAGCAAACATTACCAGATAGATGTATAATGAAAGCTGTGAGAAGTAACAGCTGTAAATCtgatagcaaaaaaacaaaaaaccaaaaaaccccaaacaaacaaacaaaaaacctcctcaCACATAAATAGGacattaactttaaaaatcctaaaagcacaGAGcccttaaggggaaaaaaaaaaaaaaaaaagcagctacaTATCTCATTAAACGCTGAAAGCCATAATAACAATGTAATGTCAAATTAAGTCTATACAATGgattctctttaagaaaaaatgtgcataaaatagatttaaaaaaactttcttgATGAATAATATAAACTTTAATTATCTTGAAAATTTGCTTTGAGCTCACTAGTTGGTAGTTATTCCTAAAATGTCTAGTGAATGGAAATACTTCTAAGAGCAAGACACTGAACTATGAACtatgcttttcttcatttctcctggCAGGTGAAAGCACCAAGAATATGGGACTGCCATTATGATACTACAACATTACGAAATGCTGAAGTGCTTGCTGAATCACAGAAAAATTACATCTGTTTAGGACCACAGAACTGCATTTTGAGGttcaaattatttgaaaagtGGTAATTTATATATAGTACATGTAGATACTTTACCCTTTGATTTCGGAAAGAAACTGCCTAAGTTAAAGCCTAGCTGTCACTTAgaactatgtgaccttgggcaaatgattTAACCTCTGAGTCTTCATTCCCCCATCTAAAACACAGAATCAGAAGGATGAGGTTCAATGACACAATACATGTAAAGCATTCAGAATGCTACCTAGAGTACAGAAAAAGTTAAGCAATTATTATTGGGCTCTGTATTTTACCAGAACATTTCATCTATATCTAAGGTGAACAACAGTTTATATCTCCAAAGAGCCATATGAATCTGGTTAATAGTAATACTGGCAATCAATTCCATGGAGTAAAAGGATTAATTCCATAGCCAATTTGCAGTTTCCACTCTGCTGCTTACCAAGTATTTGCAAACAAAAGCTCTGACTCCAAGGGCAAGAAGAGCACATCCCACCAATCTAAATATTCGAAAAGAGTCAAATTCTTCTGTTGTATTTCCATCTTCTTGATTGGGTTTTTCACTAATCAGCTGTTTCCGTAGCTTCATTGCTTCTTCAAATCTGGAGAGGTATTGTTCAAGGCCATGGCGAGAACCCCTCTGGATAGTGTCTGCTGTCAGGTCCCCTCTGTTCCGCTGCCGGAGCTCAAGGTTTACATCATTACTACACTCAGGTGGTTTAATGAAAGAGTCCAATTTGTCTCCCAGCTGAGTCCCCTTTACCTCGGCCACACCACTTTGCTGGTCAGTCGTTCCTGTACTGACCGAATCGCCCAGCACTACTCGCTTTGAAACTGAAGGAATGGTGAGGGAGTTCAATTTGTCACTGTCCTGCTGCTTTGATTTTGTTTGACCTTCATcttctgagaaaagaaatttagaagtcTTATGTAGTATATACAGGCAAACAcctttcatattaaaaaatatgctGCTACTGCTAGAACTCTGCAGTCTCTGAATCTAAATACTGATTCTGCATAAAACATAAactgtttccttcctctccaccctTAGAATATATACCACCCCAAAAGAGTATTCTTGTAGAGGATATAACCCAAACTTTGGGAGAAGGAAGATAAGACTAGAGACAAAGTGGGAAAGATGATCATGGATAGAGCAAGCTATAAAGACCAGGTTTTCACGGATAATATCTCCCAGCAGAAAGACTACACTGCCTGCtctaatttatttgattaaaaatataaaatcattaaagctttttaaaaatctgtattttaatactACTTTCTGAATCCAGAGTCCTGCCAGCATAGGGTGTGGCATATCCTACAGTAAAGCTACTGTTTACGTAATCCTTCTACTGTAGTGAGGGAGCCATTAGTAGGTAACTAAGCAGTTTGAAGATGCTGTTCtgctttaaaagcaaaacaaaacctttaGTGACAGAATTTtcaaagcaaaagaacaaaatacagaatataGTTTGAGAAGGACAATAAATGTCTTCGGAAATAACATCCTGTTGATaatcattaaaaggaaaaatgtgtcTTCTAACTATTGCTCTAGAAGAATTTGAAAGAGTGCTTATTACCTGTCCTGGTAACTTGAGAACTATCCAAAAGTTCAGGGCTGTCTAGCTAAAGCCCACAGAAATCACAAAGCTTTAAGTAGCTTGCAAACACTGAATAAAAGTCGATCACAAAAGGCAATCAATGGAAACTTAGAGAACACTAGCACCTActcagtgctcaataaatattcacatgAATACTCATTGCACATGCACTGGGCGAGAAATGAGGAACTCTCTTTAGGGTTAAATGCGGCCCCCGACATCAATCGTATCAATCTCAGCACACTAGGAGAGAAGACCTCAGGGGGGCACGACCTACTTGCTGGGGGTACAAAGAACGGTCACCCAGTTTTATCTTCCTGTTGTAGAAAGCCTGTAGATGACAGTGTTGAGGACACTGAACACAGACACCAGACTATGACCGTAAGAGTCCCATTTCCACGTACGAAGGACTAGGGAGCAGTTCAGTAAACACAAGCTCGGGAGGGCCGACAGAGTAACGGAGAAAGgcaaaagaaggaagacagacgCTAGTAAAGGCACTGGAAGGGAAAGCATTTGGAACGGAAATAAAGGAAAGTCATTTCCCTGAGGCGCACAATAGAGCAATCTGACGGGATAAAAGCTGCGCCCTGCGAGAGAGGGGAGGGCGTGGGGAACGAAAAAGGGACTCTCTCGCATAACTGGGCACAGGGCACCATGGCATAGGAGCCAAGGCTTCGCAGCCTGCGGCGGAGATGGGGGACAATCTTAGAGCGAAGCCCACGGAAAACTGAAAGGGACTAGAAAGGTCCAGGGGTTAATTAAGTGAGAACTTGGGACATCATCTAAGAAACGGAGAcaagaggggaggtcagagagcAGAGCTTTTTCAAAAGGCCAGAGGGGCGTTACAGGGAAAGCAAGAACGATCCCGAAGACTCAGAGCGGTGGGTGGGAGAGTGAGGGAAGACGGGAGGCTCTCACCCGTGCCACTCCCGGGCCTGTGAAAGCCCATGATCCGG
This genomic interval from Neovison vison isolate M4711 chromosome 1, ASM_NN_V1, whole genome shotgun sequence contains the following:
- the CAMLG gene encoding guided entry of tail-anchored proteins factor CAMLG produces the protein MEPVTVAPDSGDRPGALANSGLSASQRRAELRRRKLLMNSEQRINRIMGFHRPGSGTEDEGQTKSKQQDSDKLNSLTIPSVSKRVVLGDSVSTGTTDQQSGVAEVKGTQLGDKLDSFIKPPECSNDVNLELRQRNRGDLTADTIQRGSRHGLEQYLSRFEEAMKLRKQLISEKPNQEDGNTTEEFDSFRIFRLVGCALLALGVRAFVCKYLSIFAPFLTLQLAYMGLYKYFPKGEKKIKTTVLTAALLLSGIPAEVINRSMDTYSKMGEVFTDLCVYFFTFIFCHELLNYWGSEVP